From the Nymphalis io chromosome 1, ilAglIoxx1.1, whole genome shotgun sequence genome, one window contains:
- the LOC126772682 gene encoding adenylate kinase isoenzyme 6 homolog translates to MKVIRRTQPNILITGTPGVGKSTISRLLSEKAKFSWREVSKLAEEYNCLDEYDPDYQCPFLNEDKLLDIMEGMMAKGGNIVDYHGCEFFPERWFDGVFVIRTNNTALYDRLSARGYTGKKLEDNIQCEIFETLLEEAQSSYKSEIVQQLQNNTEDQLHSNVNTIVEWIERWKEENI, encoded by the exons atgaaagtaatacGAAGAACTCAACCTAATATATTGATTACCG gtacTCCGGGTGTCGGCAAATCTACAATTTCCCGTCTACTCTCGGAGAAAGCAAAGTTTTCATGGAGAGAAGTATCTAAGCTTGCTGAAGAGTACAATTGCTTAGATGAGTATGATCCAGATTACCAATGCCCATTTCTGAATGAAGATAag ttgTTAGACATAATGGAAGGTATGATGGCAAAAGGAGGTAACATTGTTGACTATCATGGCTGTGAGTTCTTTCCGGAGAGATGGTTTGATGGAGTCTTTGTCATAAGAACAAATAACACTGCACTGTATGATAGATTATCAGCTAG aGGTTACACTGGAAAAAAATTAGAAGATAATATACAATGTGAAATATTTGAGACATTGCTGGAAGAGGCACAGTCATCATACAAATCAGAGATTGTTCAACAACTACAAAATAACACTGAAGATCAGTTGCATTCCAATGTTAATACAATTGTCGAGTGGATAGAGAGATGGAAAgaggaaaatatataa
- the LOC126772537 gene encoding elongation factor 1-alpha has product MGKEKIHINIVVIGHVDSGKSTTTGHLIYKCGGIDKRTIEKFEKEAQEMGKGSFKYAWVLDKLKAERERGITIDIALWKFETAKYYVTIIDAPGHRDFIKNMITGTSQADCAVLIVAAGTGEFEAGISKNGQTREHALLAFTLGVKQLIVGVNKMDSTEPPYNEARFEEIKKEVSSYIKKIGYNPAAVAFVPISGWHGDNMLEASTKMPWFKGWQVERKEGKAEGKCLIEALDAILPPARPTDKALRLPLQDVYKIGGIGTVPVGRVETGVLKPGTIVVFAPANITTEVKSVEMHHEALQEAVPGDNVGFNVKNVSVKELRRGYVAGDSKNNPPKGAADFTAQVIVLNHPGQISNGYTPVLDCHTAHIACKFAEIKEKVDRRSGKSTEDNPKSIKSGDAAIVNLVPSKPLCVEAFQEFPPLGRFAVRDMRQTVAVGVIKAVNFKEAGGGKVTKAAEKATKGKK; this is encoded by the coding sequence ATGGGCAAGGAAAAGATTCACATTAACATCGTCGTTATTGGACACGTAGACTCCGGCAAGTCCACCACTACCGGTCACTTGATTTACAAATGCGGTGGTATCGACAAACGTACCATCGAGAAGTTCGAGAAGGAAGCCCAGGAAATGGGTAAGGGTTCCTTCAAGTATGCCTGGGTGTTGGACAAACTGAAGGCTGAGCGTGAACGTGGTATCACCATCGATATTGCTCTGTGGAAGTTCGAGACCGCCAAATACTACGTCACCATCATCGACGCTCCCGGTCACAGAGATTTCATCAAGAACATGATCACCGGAACTTCACAAGCCGATTGCGCTGTGCTCATCGTCGCCGCCGGTACTGGTGAGTTTGAAGCTGGTATCTCCAAGAACGGTCAAACCCGTGAGCACGCTCTCCTCGCCTTCACACTTGGTGTCAAGCAGCTGATTGTGGGTGTTAACAAAATGGACTCCACTGAGCCCCCATACAATGAAGCCCGTTTCGAGGAAATCAAGAAAGAAGTATCCTCTTACATCAAAAAGATTGGTTACAACCCAGCTGCCGTCGCTTTCGTACCCATTTCTGGCTGGCACGGAGACAACATGCTGGAGGCATCCACCAAGATGCCCTGGTTCAAGGGATGGCAAGTGGAGCGTAAAGAAGGCAAAGCTGAAGGTAAATGCCTTATTGAGGCTTTGGATGCCATCCTTCCTCCAGCTCGTCCCACAGACAAAGCCCTGCGTCTTCCCTTGCAGGATGTTTACAAAATCGGTGGTATTGGTACAGTGCCAGTAGGCAGAGTTGAAACTGGTGTCCTCAAACCCGGTACTATTGTTGTTTTCGCTCCCGCCAACATCACTACTGAAGTAAAGTCCGTGGAGATGCACCACGAAGCCCTCCAAGAGGCTGTGCCCGGAGACAATGTTGGTTTTAACGTCAAGAACGTATCTGTTAAGGAATTGCGTCGTGGGTATGTCGCTGGTGACTCAAAGAACAACCCACCTAAGGGAGCTGCTGACTTCACCGCACAAGTCATTGTGCTCAACCACCCTGGTCAAATCTCCAATGGCTACACACCCGTACTTGATTGCCACACAGCTCACATTGCCTGCAAGTTCGCTGAAATTAAAGAAAAGGTTGACCGTCGTTCTGGTAAATCCACTGAAGATAACCCTAAATCCATCAAATCTGGTGATGCAGCCATCGTAAACCTCGTACCTTCGAAACCCCTCTGTGTGGAGGCCTTCCAGGAATTCCCACCTCTAGGTCGTTTTGCTGTACGTGACATGAGGCAGACGGTTGCTGTTGGAGTCATCAAGGCTGTCAACTTCAAGGAAGCTGGTGGTGGTAAAGTCACCAAGGCTGCTGAGAAGGCCACTAAGGGCAAAAAGTAG